Part of the Eleginops maclovinus isolate JMC-PN-2008 ecotype Puerto Natales chromosome 3, JC_Emac_rtc_rv5, whole genome shotgun sequence genome is shown below.
TGAAACGGCCGACAACAGAGTGCGGTATTAAACCACGTATGAAAACGAAACTGTTACTTCCGTTCCATGTAAAACTTTGACAGAAACTACTGTGGTTGAAAGGGTGGACCTGTATATTACTATGCATTAAGAAGACCTTTTACTTAATCAGAAAAAACAAGGtgttagaaaagaaaaatccactGAAATGAACATGAACAATGaacagatatttccctcaggagttgggtcagacaaaaacagagctgaaaCCTGCTTACAATTTGATGACATATGTCCCAGTGGCAGTGGTCTCCAAGGTTTAAAGAATTCGGGACAGTTCTGTGTTCTGAGAGGGTAACAGAAGACAGAGTGTATGCTCATACTTACTGCATGGAAACAGTGGAAGGCACAGCCGATGGCATCTTGACTCCTCCTCCGCTCTCCACCTGCTCAATGGCCTGTTTAAACTCCATCTTGTGGTAGAAGGCGATGAGCTGTGGCTCCTTTGAGCGTTCGCCTGCAATCAGGCACTTCTTCACATACTTCTTGTTGAAGCGGTTCAATCTGGAGTGGAGAAATGAGTTACAGATGAGAACAACTACGAGGGAAAATGACAGACATATGAGAAAGAACATGACGGGGAGATATTAGAGGTTGGTAATCTCTAACGCATATTGGAAGAAGTATTATGAAGTAGATGCTGAATGCACAATGTAATGGCAACAGAATAAAGACGCCATCAGTGTTGACATTGGTTACGCCTctcaacaaaatgcagtttttcctGTGCAATTTTGCCAGCTTTTGTCTAATAATTGTAGATAGCACTAGCTCCTAAAGACTCAAAGTTGCTGGATGATGTCATACACTTATTTGCATATTCATATATGCTTAGCTCAGTGGTTGTGTCAGTGACAGCAAAGGAGAGACTGACTGAGCATTGCACAAGACGAGAGGCGGAGATTACTCTGAGCGTTAACTGTATAATCCATACTTGTCCTTCCAGTGGTGGTGTCCATAGTGTCCACAGATGTCCTCAATTCCAGTCAGGAGGTGGTCCAGGAACTGGGAATAAAAAAGGggcaaaacatttataaaagcaAACCAACATAAACCCAACAGGAAGACTGAATCAGACGCTCCATCTGAGCCTCGTCTTCTCTGTGGTTGATGTTCATTTATTGTTAAACATGCCAAGGCAAATTGTTGggtttttgctttaaaaaccaTAATGTATGACGAACAGTATTAATAACTGTAATCACAGGCACCACAGACATTACTTTAGCTTCACCACAGTTACCTTTCCTTCACTAATAACACCCTCCAAGCCAACATGAATATTAACAGCAGCAGGTGACCAGCCATGAAGCTGAAGTGGTGGGAGAGAACCAGAAGCAGCCGGCTGACCGATGGGGCCGTGTTCATTAGCAGTGCCTGCATGCCTGCTCAGTGAAATTTAGAATTGCATTTGTTTGTCAGACCGCAGCCGGCCGCAGGTCGCCCTGGTGCTCTGTCTGCAGATGCCTGTCTGACATGCAGCGTTACTATGGAAACAAGTCATTAAGCGGAGCCACATCATTTACTCCTGCTTGTCAGAAGAGACTGATATATGTAAAGGCTGCACAGCAATGAGGGCGGGGTTGGAAAGGTCATTTTGGAAAAGACGTAACTGTATGGAAAATCCGTTCAGAAGCTCAAGGGTGGGAATATACAGGATAATGTTGGGATGCTCCCCTGGTTACACGGACACCATGTCCTAAATGTATTCCTCTTTTACTACACACATCTTGACTCTGGAGCTCCTAATTTCAACAGTACACTTTGCTCAACTGTATGTCAACGgtctttttttatgattataGGTAACCAAGGATGCATTTTCTTGTCAATTAATGTgctgatttattgatttatcgTCTAAAAGTTCAAGGTAATGCCTTCAAATAGGATTTttgtcactttaaaaaacaagatattcAGTTCCATTTGacataaaactgacattttaaaaaggtgggaAACTGCATTTTGTACCTTTCAAATCCTAAACTCAGTTACAAATATATCAAGTAAAATCACAAAAAGCAGGTACAActttggtaaataaataaataattacatagCCTTTCAGACCAGACAACTGGgtagtgttttatttctgatttaatGCTGGGAGGTACCCGGTGTGACTGCATCCTCAGGTCACATCACTGGTGTTTTATGGTGGAGAAGAAGCCATTAGGACAACCTGCTCTTGTAGCCCTGAGCACTGATGACTTACTGCAAAGCCTCAGAGAGTAGCTGTGTGcgtgtttgcttgtgtgtaggtgtctatgaatgtgtgtgtgttcatatctGAGCTGTATTAATAGCTTTATCACTAACCTCTGGACTTGGTAGCCCTTGTGGATGAGAACAAACAACTGTGTGTGACATACAGTGTTCAAGTTATAACTATACTATATAACTACATgataaaatattaagaaatgtttataCTTTGGATTGATATTTCCCATGCTGCAACTGTACACTGTACAGCACGCTGGATAAGATGTAGTACCACTACACAGCCAGTAGGTGGAAGCAGCAATCAACATTTGATGCCCTGAATGGCCTCAAGGGCTTGTTACTGGAGGACTACTGCTATTAAAATGATCCGCTTTCCGAATATTCATCCCCTTCGCAATCAGATGTTTTAATCTTTTTCCACcactatttatattttaaattatgttattttgtttgtttgtttgcatgttgttGTATGTTACTGTTTCTCTGTGTAAAGGCTGTTGGTAGTTTTTTGCCCCTTGTTGTGACGGATACCGTTTTTAACTATGTATGCTTATATCTGCTGAATAAcatcagacaaaacaagacagtaAATGAGAATGCGTAGTTGCGGTGAAACATGGTATCTCGGTAAAAGATCAAAACAAATTCTATTCATCAACTCCCGATAAAAAGGCTCTGAGTTATTCATATGCATAAACCATAAAGAGTCATCAGCTTGTAATCAGGAAGGCTGAGGATGTGTGCAGGGGGAAAGGTCGTACCTGCGTGTGGATTTCCTCATTAATCGTCCGCTTGGCCTCCTGTTTCTTCTTCACCGCCAGCAGCTCCACCAGGGGTTTGATGGTCATGCCCTGCACAAAGGatgagagaaacaaaagagaattCATTATTCACCTTCTGACCCTAGCAGAAACACCGAAATAGGCTCTTATCAGCGATATATCTTGTATTCAGGAGTGAAATATGAAGGTTGCATGTGGATTCACAGTGCTGTCTGTAATGTTTCGAGATTCTGTGGGggtaaaacattcaaatcacTACTCTGAATACTGACAAATCTCTTCTGgtttataatacaataaaatataactacaacagattcaccatgcTCGTTTATTCATTCTTTCAAGTCGAGCATAAGCACTGTATTGCCACTTCAAATGATGGCAGTTCCTAAATGTCACAATGGTGGATTAACAAACAGCAGATCTTCAAACAACTTTTCACAACAACCCTGATGTAGTTCCTGTAAGTCTCTAAGCACAGTAAGAGGAtgataaaatgtgcaaagtagggatgcaccgatacatcgctgagacatcggcatcggccgatattagccctatttaccaccatcggcgCATCGGCAAACAAGGTGAtatcaccgatggcagtcgcgGATGTTTATGCTTTGCTACGTGATCGGGAGTTTATGCTTTGCTGCGTTAGCGTCATTGTttccaaatctgaagtcagtgCATCATTTTtgaaggattagaacagtgactgtgggtctgccgtaactttaatgcaaatttaaatttcccctctgtgggacgaattAAAGGACTGTGATTCTCCCATAAGAAATGTTACCTTAGTACTCGTACCATAGTACCATGGTACATGTACCACAGTATTTTTTGACAGATAGTACCATggtatatttaataatatggTATTTGTTCCATAGCACATATATAGTAATGGTTTGTACCATGGTACTATCTCTCAAAAATACCATGGTACATGTACCATGATCTATGGGCTGATTCTGTTTCTAAAGTCATTCGAGGGAGGgggggcgtctcctctcctctgtgaggagctgctgctgcacactgcgcatgctgcaggacttccgccAAGTGTagcgggtgtctgcaggatcggtaaattaaatccatcattcaGTGTTCTTGAGAGGCcgtcgtttatatttgtgactttgctATACTTGCTGCttctcccgttaacttccagaaacttactatggctcgctcaacctctctctcgctcttacacatgcacacatgacACGTAtcctccactctctctcttaaaagGATAGGCTGCCTCAGTCTGCAttatgctactattacagtttacaaagtaaaacatcggccatcggcaTCAGTATCGgcaaaaaatgttattcttaacatcggccgacattttttcAATTGGTGCATCCCTAGAGCAAAGCCACAGATATCACCTTCAAAGATCTAAATCTTCAACACATATGCTAAACCACACCCTAGTAAGATAAGAGGtgaaattatttgtattatcaacCAAACTAAACTATATGAGATAGTGTTTCCCTTGTTCCCTGGATAGGGTTGTCTCTGTGATTATATTTTCGATGAGAATTTTGGTCGTCACACGCATGTGATAAGTGAATGCACCACcaagtgtgtttgttcctgtgtAGGTGGCTGTAAAGCACCAGTTCCCAAACACTCTTCCTATTTAGACAAGCAAACAACTCAGGTTACAAGTTTAACAGAAACGTCCTTTTTtccaacttttattttatatagcTAAAACTGTCTTCCTAATGTTTGGCTACTGTTGAAtaatatcctgtgtgtgtgtgtatattcaaGCCTGACTGCAAGAAAAGCTTAATAATTTGGGTTCTTAAAGAGATTAAGCCAACTGTAAAAGCATGAGGTGGATGACAGAATattccaacttttttttaattatgcaTTCCTGCAACCGGGCATCCAATAGAACCTACACGTTTACCACCTCACCACGTTTCAATGTATCCACACAAAACATGACATAAGGATAGTCCATGACATTTATTCCTTCCCTCCAAACATGGGAAATGTTAATATGTCAAGCTAATCCCGTTTCTCAAATGTTCTCAGTGCTACTTCAGGCCAAGCAGTGGTATTTAGCAAATGTCAGAACAGAGTTTTGAGTCATGCAGTGGCATTAAAGATGGCTTGCTTCCAAAGAGTATTCCATCCATAGTGCGTACCTCAGTTTTCTGTGGGGGAAATATAATCTACAAATGTCTGAAACAACCGTAGATTACTCTAGTTTGTGAAATCTTGTTAACCATGGTTTAATGACCAATGACAACTAAGAAGACAATTTGACCAGCCAATCAGCCCAGAGGCAATTAGTTAGTATTCTAACCGTACACACTCAATCCCACACCCAGTGTCAGAGTGAATCTTTAACTATCTTCACATTGCAGGCGAGAGGGACCTCTACCCTCCACCCTCCCTCCCCTGGCCTCAGCATCAGACTGCAGTTCTGGATCCAGCagtatgaataaaacatgtttctgatcCTGCCTGAGGAGAGAGAACATGTCTGCAGGGTTTATTTTAGCTGCTTCCAATGAGGTTCAACTTGTCATCCAAGTATCTTCCTATAGTTTCACTGAAAGATGGTTCAGGTGACGGGAACGGGCTAGTGTACATCATGGTGCTAAATATACAGATATTGGAGTGTGTGGAATTACCATCATGTACCCTTTTTGTATGTTGTGAGATACAGGAGGAGCATTTCTCCACATAAAACCCTATTTTGCATTCCTTATGCACATGTGTTACATttgatgcattcatttgttcACCTGCCTGTTTGGCTATCAGCTTACTTCAAGGAGAAGCTGAAATTATTTTTCCTAAACCAGCTGGAGCTGTTTTTCAAGAAGAAATAGTAATATAGATTTTTTCTTAAGGGTAGCATTGAATGTCACCCTGGAAAATACATGAGCACTCCTTTGATGTTCAATCCTCAGCATGACCATTCAAATTAGCGAGATTCACAAGGCTGGAATAAATGGTAGCAAAAACATCTTTTCTgagatatattgttttttttcagtgatgCAAGTGCATATTCAAACTAGACCTCCTAGGCAAATAAAATACACCTAAAAGgatcttttttgcaaaccaatATAGTTGGTGATGACAATTGCAAATAAGCGGGTAACAAGCAAAACATGTGAATAAATTACTGTCTCTTACTTGGAATAGTGCATCATACAACCGACAGTACAATCATGTTTTCACTGTAAGATAAAGTGGAAGTGTGGGTACCTCATGCAGGGTGCACTGTAGATGCACTCAGTCAGACTTTCACTAAGGCAACAGGTGCATTCAGGTGCTGCTGAGGTTCCCATATTCAGTGTCGGGAAGTTGGATTGTGTTCATGAGGTTTAAGTCATAATGGGGAAACAACAGACGCTACAAAGATGTGTGTatgacaacacattttttacaacttGAGAGGGCGTTTCATCCAAATTGAGAATACGCAATGTTGACGAACGTAAAAGATCATTTGTGTATCAGCCTAGTCATTAAGAACTGCTCCAAAACCTAACAGGTGTTTACTTGAACCATGCTTCATCCTTCAACCAAGTTTCACTAAAACCGGTGCGATTGTTTGTTCTGTAAGTTTTCTCCTTCTGATGTTTGTTTAAACCGGACAACATAACTGCATACCTGAACAAAGACAGTGAAGAAGACGACGGTGATGATGGCTGTGAGGAACATCTCCCTCATGGGGAAGAGATTCTTGTCCAGTAGGAAGCCGAGGGAGAAGGCGATGGCACCTCGCAGGCCACCGTAGGCTATAATGAATTGGTCCTTGGTCGTCAGCTTGACGATGCGGAACTTGTTGATCACGTAGGTCAGACCAACCACACCTGGGAAGGACATAGAAATGAGAAAGTGAGGTCAGGTTTGGGAGTGTATGCTACCTGCAGAGATCAAATAGCGTTCTCTCCAGAAGTTTCAAACCCCAAGTGCTTGCTAAAAACGACCACAATAAAGCTTTCCCTCACGATTCTCACAGCAGGCTGTCGATATAATTACAACAGTAAAAACCTGCTTGAAAAAAGTTGACCCTTTCTTGACATAGCTAGTCCATTAAAGTGTCATATCTGCTTTTGCTCCAAAAGTCACGAGCGGTCATGCTTTGCTGCCCTCTCTACTTGCAGACATGATGTTATTTTAATTGAGTGCCAATCTCCAGCAAAGTgttcaatttaaatataatatcaaATTGAAGAACATGGAAACCAATTGCTGCCAGGAGGaatgaaaaaacacttttgaaagtagtagaaatgcaaaaaatgcaaatgtgatttaaagtgaaaaacCTGCTATTTCTTTTTCCCATCACAAGATAGTTTCATGTAAGATATGCATGATAATTACATGCATATACAAACATCCAGTCACAGCATATTTGGGTTTGTAAATGTTGCTAAAAGCCTCATCAGCTCTCCACGAAATAAATGATGGGGCAAATTCAAATTAGGATTTCACGGTATTTGCAGCCGCTTAACATGTGCCAACAAGACAAATAGAAACTGTGTAATTCTGTAAAGCCTTCCTAGCTCAGCTGTGAGGCAAAAACCATAACATCATATGCATTTAGAAGCTAAATCAGCCTGTTActatcaaaacacacattttccaagGACCAGATCTGTTGCACCAATCATGCGCATTCAGTAAAATGATTAGTGTCTTCAGAGAGTTTGTGGTTAGTGAAGCTCATAAGGGGTTAATAAATTCTTGACATAAGAGAATGTAATGAATATGTTTCTCCTTAATGAAGTATTATTAAACCCACTGACATGTGTATGGTCTCGGGCGCAGAGAGATATGATCATAATGAAAGAGGAGAAGTTACAGGAACTGGATCTGACTGAAAAAAAGGTAGCCCAAGCCAAGGATGAATCAACCTAGTGAGTCACGACCAAAAGGTTTCTGGATCAGACCGTCAAAAATGTTGATCGCTatcatttcttcttcttgtgaTTTTGCCCGTCGGTATTGCATGCCTGAAGGTACCTCGTCATTCTTTCACTATCACTCTCCGTCTCTCTAGTAGCACTCTTAACTGTAGTATGATAAATCATCGACATAAGGACTTGTGGCGATGTGTGAAGTCAACATGGAAATCCTCTGTGGCGCTTCCCTTTCACACACTGGCAGCTGTGTGATGAAACATGGTGGGGACATTAAGTCCTGTCAGTTCTTCCACTTCCCTCTTTGAGAAGTTCTTTTTTACTCGCATTGATATCCCTTTTGGGTAAATTAGACCTTACTTGAAAGAGATACATTTATGTCTTTTGAGAATTAATATGAAGCGCTTTTTGATTTGCATTCAAGCTCTGTTAATAACTAATCAAAGGCATTTAATTTAAGCTGAAATCTGAAGTGGTGAAAGTAAAccacattaaaaatgtgttttatgagaTAACCCCGAAAAAGTATCAGATTTAAAACGCTTTCTCTTTTGCAGATAGACCATTTCCCCTCCATACACTCCCAACCCCAGCATGGCAAAACTACATTTGTTTGAGGAAGTTGTGTGAATCACTCGAGCTGACCTATGACCCGAGACACCAGACACAGAATGACGGTGACGGTGACGAAGGTCCAGTTCCAGGAGTGAGGTCCGTCCACCGTGGCCACTCCcaggaagatgaagatgagAGTTTCGCTGACGCTGCTCCACATTTTCAGGAAGTACTTTATGGTGGTGTGGGATTTGTGGGAAATGTTGGCTTCCACATAGGGTCGCATCGTTGCTCCACATGCTATCAACCTGAAAGGAGAAGATTCGAACATTGGCTGCTAGGATATATCAACAAACATCTATTTGGATAACCAGATTTATGCCTGTCCTCTTAaattgaaaccttgaaacctaaacAATGTTGTATGAAGCCAagtaacattcatatttaaatgctAAAGGAGGAAGTTGTGGTTTGAATGAATCATCATCAACagtgatatattttttacacatatattgTAAACATGTGGAATCAACAAAAATGTCTTCCTCCGTGTCAGGTGACCACTTCTCTATTCCATTCTGGTCACAGGCAATATGTCTATGTCAAACATTTGGAGGCcctgaaatgaatgctattcaTGGCAAgtaagctgcagcagctgctcagcGGTCAACCGCATTCAAACTCCATGTCCATATTGGTTTGGTTTGCAAGGCTTTGGAGGAACGATGACAGGAATTCAAAGCAGCAGGCAGTTTCACATCTACTTTATAAACACCACTAGTTTTGACAGAGAAGTGCCCCAGGCTTCAGAAAGGATTGTCCTTGAAGCGTCATATCCTTCGACCCTGAGTCAGAGGGGAGACTCAGTAtatcatcacttcctgtctgcaacATCAATAACTCCTAGCACCTTAAACAGATAAAGGATCGCAACGTACTGCAGGAGCTGATGAGAAACAGCATGTCAGAGAAAATTGGGATGCTTATAAATCAAGGTTTGGTTAAAGTGATGTTGGGATCAGATGAATTTATTATACCACTGGGAATACAGAGTGTAATGTGCCGCGGTGTACAGCTAAGTTACTGTTATATATAGATTTTTCATTAGGTGGCAAGGCTGATATTGACCGGGACATCTCATCACTGAGGAAAGATCAACATACTACAAACATGTAGTCCAAGAGGGATGTTGCTGAAACAGCTGGAGTATTTCCTAGAGAGCGCATGACACACTGGACATGTGTAAAAATCAAACCTGTATAAAGGAGCTCACAGGGTATAGAAAAGGACTTAAGGACTATGGGACAAACAATGCTAACCATGCATGGTCTCAGAACAGGATTTACAAGACGTCTACTGCATTCATACACTACTGATTTGTGCTCTGGGGTTTTAATCTTTCCTAAAGTTGCTTGGATAAGTGCTGTGGTGTCAAAAACAGTTAACCGCggtaaacaaatgaaacatgagATAAAACTCATTAATTTACTCTAGAAATGTCAGTGCTTTTTGTTGAAATTTGGTCAAAAAAGAAAGGTGACGATCCTAAATTGCACACTACTTTGGAATAGATAAGTGGTTGTAAAGGGACATTTGAGTTGTACAACAATAGAAACCAAACTTACGCCATGATTCCAGAGAGGTGGAACATCTCCGCTGACAGGTAGGCCATGTAGCTgtacacaaagacaaaaagtgGCTCTATGACACGCACATGGGAGGTGAAGCGGGAGGTGAAGGCGGCCAGGATCCCATAGATGGCTCCCACCAGAATGCCACCCAATGCGACCACCAGGAAGGAGATGATTCCCAGGAAACCGTCCATCACCGTGACTTTGCCAGCACCTGAATACTCCTCAAACAGGTGGTACAACACCTAAGAAAGGATGAGCAGATGAGTGTAAGAGTTATTAGAAATAAAGCAACGGGGGAGggacagttttaaaaaaaatcgtGTGGCTGTTGATTCTCTGACTGAGATCAAAAGAGGAACCAAGATTAAAGACGTCATGATGGACTAAAAATCCTAGAGAGTCTCATTATGGGAATACATGTATGACAGACATAATGTGATGCCATGCAGGATCCTCATGCAGATGACTGCCAAATGCTTTAAGGCCGATGAGCTCTGCTCGAGCTTTCAGTTGAGCCTCGACTCAAACCTGCCCGTGCCAATGATGGCCCAGTGCCGTCTAGCTTGTTAAAGCGTGCATAGAAGCCAAATTCTTAGATGAATATGACCGAGAGACAGCGGCCCATGGTGAATGAGCATGGTTATCAAAATACTTGGCAAAGTATTAACTTACATAAGTGTAGTGATAGTTCCTGTCAGAAACAAAGCTTATGGAAACTTAAGTCAGTGCCTGGCAATGCTATGATGCTAGCGCTGTAACTTTATACCGTAGTGGTGCCGTTTGAGAACAGGCCGGCTGCTGTGCTGCGAGTCGAGGACAATTGAGTGGTGACAGACTAGTCAGTTGATCAGTAGCTGAGTGTTGACAGATTCAGTCCAAGGTtacaacaaaatgtatatatttgtacttttaatatGAAAGAAATCTGATAACAGCACACAAACGAAAGACGTCTGAGCTATACTGAACTATTTTAATTTGCGTCAATAAGAATCCAtctttgtaaaacaaatatcttGATGATGTGTTTCAGGGGGGGAATATCTTATATTTCTCTGGAGAGCCGAGTAAAAACTGCCATCCAATTAGGGCTGTTCTAATAACATAGGAGCTCCTCCGGGATACAACCAAAGGTTTACATCCCAGCATATCGTACGTATTCTTGACAGAGAGCTGCCTGTTATCTACCAGCTTACCTTATTGGAGAATCGATAAAACAATTAATGCTTTGTCTCTTAATAAAGGGACGTATTATACTCTGCTACCAGCCACACCCTTCCTGTGGTGCTCACTCACCACAGTGACAGCATCGTTGAGCAGAGACTCTCCAAACACCAGGATGTGCAACAGTTCATTGATGTGGATCTCCTCAAACACAGCCAGCACGGCCACGGGGTCCACAGCGGAGATGATGGAGCCGAACAGCAGACAGGGCAGCAGCTCGATGTTGTGAAGGATGGATGGGTTGGCCGGCTGGATCTGACACACAGCGTACAGCAGACCCCCGATGAAGAAGGCGTTCCACAAGGTCCCCACCACAGCAAACATCAGGATGGTGCCCAGGTTCTCCATGAAGGGCCGGATGGGCAGGAAGTAGCCAGCATCGAGGATGATGGGCGGCAGCAGGCAGAGGAAGAACAAACGGGAGTCCAGCACCGGGGGGACGTCTTCTCCAGCTAGTTTGATGAGCCCCCCCACAAGCAGACCCACGGTGATCAACAGGCAGCTCTCTGGCACAATGCCGGATAGACGAGGAATCAGGTGGAACCCTGGGAAAATGGACGAGACAGAGGGATAGAATGCATGTTTGGATAGGGACAGGAGGAAGGAAATTACCTGGAAATGAATCTTCCATAGGCCTTAACAGTATTTGTGAGAGTTTGTTTGTCTCCGTCTGAGTCATGAGTGATGTTAGGATTAACTGGAATTTCACCCGTTGGTTTTCCaactaaatgaaacaaacacaactgcTCAATTGAATACTAGCCAAGGAAAACATTAGAAGAGCAATCAGTTGTGACATACCACACTTAACTGAGTACTTGGGTGAAAGGAATAGCTAGTGCATGTGAAGTTTTTGCAAATCAATGGAAATACAGCAGAGATTAGTATTCTCCATCGCTAAAGTTTGCAGGAAATGCAGAGGGAAATACTTCAGATTTCTATGTAGGCCGTGCAGACATGTCAGAGCTTGCGT
Proteins encoded:
- the slc9a1a gene encoding Na(+)/H(+) exchanger beta isoform X1; translation: MPSRRDSHSPAGKSLLERGLLLLIVLVLLQGSVLPLGAASSPDTSHNDNLDNHQVTDERNNYTKKPFPVLALDYHHIQTPFEIALWVLLASLMKLGFHLIPRLSGIVPESCLLITVGLLVGGLIKLAGEDVPPVLDSRLFFLCLLPPIILDAGYFLPIRPFMENLGTILMFAVVGTLWNAFFIGGLLYAVCQIQPANPSILHNIELLPCLLFGSIISAVDPVAVLAVFEEIHINELLHILVFGESLLNDAVTVVLYHLFEEYSGAGKVTVMDGFLGIISFLVVALGGILVGAIYGILAAFTSRFTSHVRVIEPLFVFVYSYMAYLSAEMFHLSGIMALIACGATMRPYVEANISHKSHTTIKYFLKMWSSVSETLIFIFLGVATVDGPHSWNWTFVTVTVILCLVSRVIGVVGLTYVINKFRIVKLTTKDQFIIAYGGLRGAIAFSLGFLLDKNLFPMREMFLTAIITVVFFTVFVQGMTIKPLVELLAVKKKQEAKRTINEEIHTQFLDHLLTGIEDICGHYGHHHWKDKLNRFNKKYVKKCLIAGERSKEPQLIAFYHKMEFKQAIEQVESGGGVKMPSAVPSTVSMQNIQPKKAPAPAKPAEKAPSQLPKGREEEIRKILRSNLQRTRMRLRSYNRHTLVADPFEDGFGDLLIKKQKMIELEKKIKDMNNYLTVPAAPPDSPTMCRARLASGKDSDFKPAQQQKGNKTGPDPQAFRTKPESDSVPTIQVDLASPQSPDSVNVMDEFRRAGQEQRGEEREDEQGLMMRPPSRPHRSGEAADGKDPQKLTRCLSDPGPSADEEEDEPFLP
- the slc9a1a gene encoding sodium/hydrogen exchanger 1 isoform X2, which codes for MPSRRDSHSPAGKSLLERGLLLLIVLVLLQGSVLPLGAASSPDTSHNDNLDNHQVTDERNNYTKKPFPVLALDYHHIQTPFEIALWVLLASLMKLGFHLIPRLSGIVPESCLLITVGLLVGGLIKLAGEDVPPVLDSRLFFLCLLPPIILDAGYFLPIRPFMENLGTILMFAVVGTLWNAFFIGGLLYAVCQIQPANPSILHNIELLPCLLFGSIISAVDPVAVLAVFEEIHINELLHILVFGESLLNDAVTVVLYHLFEEYSGAGKVTVMDGFLGIISFLVVALGGILVGAIYGILAAFTSRFTSHVRVIEPLFVFVYSYMAYLSAEMFHLSGIMALIACGATMRPYVEANISHKSHTTIKYFLKMWSSVSETLIFIFLGVATVDGPHSWNWTFVTVTVILCLVSRVIGVVGLTYVINKFRIVKLTTKDQFIIAYGGLRGAIAFSLGFLLDKNLFPMREMFLTAIITVVFFTVFVQGMTIKPLVELLAVKKKQEAKRTINEEIHTQFLDHLLTGIEDICGHYGHHHWKDKLNRFNKKYVKKCLIAGERSKEPQLIAFYHKMEFKQAIEQVESGGGVKMPSAVPSTVSMQNIQPKKAPAPAKPAEKAPSQLPKGREEEIRKILRSNLQRTRMRLRSYNRHTLVADPFEDGFGDLLIKKQKMIELEKKIKDMNNYLTVPAAPPDSPTMCRARLASDPQAFRTKPESDSVPTIQVDLASPQSPDSVNVMDEFRRAGQEQRGEEREDEQGLMMRPPSRPHRSGEAADGKDPQKLTRCLSDPGPSADEEEDEPFLP